Below is a genomic region from Pseudomonas svalbardensis.
GATCTGCGCCTGAAGGGTGTTGATGTTGCGGGTGACCTGGCTACGGAAGGCGTCGAATTCGGCGGTATTGGTCCCGCCTGGCGTCGCGGCCGGGCGATTGTCCTGTTCGCTTTTGAGCACAATGACTTCCTGCTCCAGACGCTCGATGGCGGCGCTCGGGTTGCCTTGTTTCTTCAGTGCAACGATGTCGGCGCCAAGGCTTTTTAGCTGTGCGTCGAATTTGTCTGAGTCCACCGGGGTGCTTTTCAGCACGGCTACATCGCTGTTCAAGACTTTGACCTGAGCCTGCAATTGAATGGTGGCGGTCTGTTGCTCAGTGGTCTGAGCGGTCATCTGCGCCAGGCGCTTATCCAGATCAGTGGTTTGTGCGCTCATCAGTGCCAGGCGCTTGTCCAGATCGGTGGTCTGGCCGACAACACCTTGCTGTTGTTTGCTTTGATCCTGGAGTTTGCTTTCCAGCTGTTTGATTTGCAGCTTCAAGGCTTCGCTGTCGCTGCTGACGTTGGTCTGACTGGCCACAACCTTGCCGGAAATGTCCTGCAAGCGCCCCGCCGCATCTTCACTGATACGCGCGAAACTTTCCTGGGTCGCCACCAATTGCTGTTCCATCAGCGAGAGCTGCTGGAAGCTCCACCAGGCAAGGCCTGCAAAAGCAAAGAACAAGGCGCCAACCAGCGCCCATAGCGGGCCGGTGCTCGGGCTTTTGACTTTGACGACTGGCGCGGTCCGCGAATGTACGGAGTTGCGAGCCGTGGTCGGAAAAACATCGTCGTCGAGGCTGTCGGCACGCAGGCTCGGTACATCGTCGAAGTCGTCGTTGGCATCGTTACGCATGGACATTGAGTCAACCTTTGTGGAACGCGGTGATGGCTTGATGCGGCGCAGTATAACCCCCACTGCCGCATCGATTGACCCTCAACCCCGAACTCGGTTCAGTGTTGCGGCGCTAACCCGTGCGTCAACGAATGTCCTGGGCCTTCCACCAGCCGCAGAATTCATCGAGGGCGGTCCAGAGACTGACTTTGGGATCGTAGTCCAGATAATGCCGGGCGCGGCTGATGTCCAGGGTGAAATTTTTGTTCATCACCTGCATGCCCAGGCGCGACAGGGTCGGTTCGGGACGACCCGGCCACAATTTGCACACCCCCTCGTTGAGCGCCGCTACGCTGTAGGCCAAGCCGTAGGAACGGTAGCGCGTGACCTGTGGGACATCCATCTTGCGCATCACGTAATTGACCACGTCCCACAACGGCACCGGCGTGCCGTTGCTGATGTTGTAGGCCTTGCCCAACGCCGAACCACTGGCCAGCAGACTGCTTAGCAACGCTTCATTGAGGTTTTGCACGCTGGTGAAATCAACCTTGTTCAGGCCGTTGCCGATGATCGCGAGCCGTCCCTTGCGCTGCATTTTCAGCAATCTCGGGAAGATGCTCATGTCACCAGCCCCCGTCACGAAACGCGGGCGCAGGGCCAGGGTTTCGAGGCCGAACTCCTGAGCGCCGAAAACCTTTTGCTCCGCCAGGTATTTGGTGGCGGCGTAGGGATGTTTGAAACGCTTGGGCACCTGTTCTTCGGTCAGCCCCAGATGATCGCGGCCATCAAAGTAGATCGACGGCGACGACAAGTGCACCAGACGCCGAACCCGCTGTTTCAGGCAGGCCTCGACCACGTTTTCAGTGACCTGGACATTGCCTTGATGGAAGTCCTGATACCGCCCCCACAAACCGACCGCACCGGCGCAATGCACCACGGCTTCGACGTCTGAGCACAGATCGCGTGCCAGTTCCGGGTCGCTCAAGTCACCCTGGATGAACTCGGCGCCACGGCGCACCAGATGCTCCACACTTTCGGCCCGGCGACCATTGACCCGCACGTCCAGGCCCTGCTCCAGGGCAAAACGCGCAAAGCGCCCGCCAATGAAGCCGCTTGCGCCGGTAACCAGAATCTTCATGAATTGCTCCGAATGTTTCGTTTTGCGTATTGCGT
It encodes:
- a CDS encoding ATPase; the encoded protein is MSMRNDANDDFDDVPSLRADSLDDDVFPTTARNSVHSRTAPVVKVKSPSTGPLWALVGALFFAFAGLAWWSFQQLSLMEQQLVATQESFARISEDAAGRLQDISGKVVASQTNVSSDSEALKLQIKQLESKLQDQSKQQQGVVGQTTDLDKRLALMSAQTTDLDKRLAQMTAQTTEQQTATIQLQAQVKVLNSDVAVLKSTPVDSDKFDAQLKSLGADIVALKKQGNPSAAIERLEQEVIVLKSEQDNRPAATPGGTNTAEFDAFRSQVTRNINTLQAQIQNLQQQLRARP
- a CDS encoding NAD-dependent epimerase/dehydratase family protein, giving the protein MKILVTGASGFIGGRFARFALEQGLDVRVNGRRAESVEHLVRRGAEFIQGDLSDPELARDLCSDVEAVVHCAGAVGLWGRYQDFHQGNVQVTENVVEACLKQRVRRLVHLSSPSIYFDGRDHLGLTEEQVPKRFKHPYAATKYLAEQKVFGAQEFGLETLALRPRFVTGAGDMSIFPRLLKMQRKGRLAIIGNGLNKVDFTSVQNLNEALLSSLLASGSALGKAYNISNGTPVPLWDVVNYVMRKMDVPQVTRYRSYGLAYSVAALNEGVCKLWPGRPEPTLSRLGMQVMNKNFTLDISRARHYLDYDPKVSLWTALDEFCGWWKAQDIR